The Pseudodesulfovibrio sediminis genome includes the window ATGGATTATTGTCAACCCCAATCATGAAATATCACAGGATGTTTGCCCCTACATACGCTACACGTCTTGTCAGAATCCAATCTTTTCCTTAGTATTGGCACTGGTTTTTAACGGAAAACAGTGAACAATGGTGAAACATGGGACTCCTGGACTCAATCATACAGCTTTTTGCCAAATCCAAGCCTGCAGCCAATACCAAGGCTGGCAAAAAGGGAACAGCCAAAAAAGCCAGACAGAAAGACCTGTATATCGACAAGGAAGTCTGTCTGGAGGACAAAGCCACCTGCCGCAAAAATGCCAAGAAGGTCAAAGCCGATCCAATTGATGAGGCAGCTCTGGGATTCAGCATTTCCCTCAAGGGCGATGATGCTCAAACAAAAAAACGCTCCAGCATCAGAATTTCGGTCAAGGGGCTGGAGGTGTTTGTCCACAGACTCAAGAAGAGCTACCCTGTCACCAATATCAGTGCCTCAGGCCTTGGGTTCAAATTCGAGAAACCGCGTATAAAAAGCGGTGTAAAAATCAAGCTGGACATCGTTTTGGACGGCAAAAAGGAGGCTGTCGACGTTCCCTGCAAAGTTCACCGCCATGAAAAAGGAAATGTGGGCTGCCGTTTTCTCGAACTGCAACGCGCGCAGGAGGACGCCGTCTGCAAGCTTGTGCTTCTGGGCCAGAAACAGCAGGCCGCCAGAAGAGCGGCCCAAAAAGACAAAGACCTCAAACCGCAGAGCTAATTTTTTTTCTTCAACTCCTCAATGAATGCTTCCAGATCATTGGGCTCCCCTTGAACATGATCTTCGGGATAGAGCAAGGCGCTCATGAAAAAGACGCTCCCGATACGCAGGGCAGTGCTCGCGCTCATTGAAAACTGCTCCAGCTTCTGGGTGATTTCGTCGCCCAAACTCCCTTCGATCTTATCTGTCAGCTTCCAGGCCTTTTCGCCAAGGGCTGCCAGAATTTCGGCTTTTTCTTCCATCTTTATTTGAAATGCGACCTGCCCTTCGGTCTCCACGACAACCTCGGCCTCGGCCTCTATTCGCTTGACTTCTGCGCTTGTTTTTCCAAGAAATTCTATGAGTTCAAGCAATGTTTCATGTGCCATGACATTCTCCTATTTGATGGAATGTACCGCGTGTTGCCCATGAAAACAAGCAACCTGTTGCACTCTTGAGCACTCATGCATAAAGTAAATCGCTGGACAAGAAGTCCGTTAGATTTTACCTCAGTGTCCTGTCCGATTAATCGTCAATTCCTTTAGGAGCTACAGTTGAGTATTCTCTCCGCCAGCCTTGGGCTGACACGCTATCGCATAATTGAAGAAGTCCCCAAGGAACTGCTGCAACAGGTACCTGAAAAGTTGCATAAATTTTGTATGGTCGACATCGACGCCACCGCCGAGGAGCGCTCCTTCGGCTGGACCAACTTCGATGACATGCTGGATATGAACTGGACCCAGTCACCGCCCGAAAAAGGTGAGTTCTTCGCCTTCAAGCTCAGGCTCGACACCCGGCGCATTGCCCCGGCCGTGCTCAAGAAGCACTACACAGTCGCCCTGAACAAAGAGCTCGCTCAGAACAAGGAACAAGGCAAGGAATACGTGTCCCGCGATCGCAAACGCGAACTCAAGGAACAAGTGACCCTCAGGCTCCGCGCCCGTTCCCTGCCCATTCCCGCCGTATTCGACGTGATCTGGAACCCGTCAGAAAATCGTGTGTATCTGGACACGACCAATGCCAAGGTGCGCGCCCTGTTCGAAGACCACTTCGCCCTGACCTTCGACCTGCACCTGGAACCGCTGACTCCCTTCTTCATGGCCATGGATGTCCTTGGCGAAGAAGCTGCCCCCAGACTCGAAAACCTTGATCCCACCATCTTCGTGTAAGGAGCAGTCATGGATCTTTCACTCGTAGAACGCGAAAACACCATCCTTGGCCAGGATTTCCTCACATGGCTCTGGTACAAGACCGATAATGAGAACATTCTCTTTCAATTGAAAGACAAGCGCACTTTCACCCTGCACATGGAACAGAAACTCTCTGTTCAGGGAGGAGAAGGCGAAACCAAGTCCACGGCCACGGTGTCCAGTCCTGCCGGGGAATTGTCCGAGGCCAAGACAGGGCTTTCCCATGGAAAGAAAGTCCACAAGGCGCAACTGCTTTTCTCCATGGATCAGGACGACTGGCTTATCACGCTCAGCGCCGCTGACTTCAGCCTGTCAGGTCTCAAGACGCCGAAGATCAACACCAAGGATGACGAAGGCGACGACCCGGACGCCAAGTTTCTGGAGAAGATTTTTCTCATCGAACGCTGCCTGGAGATGCTCGACATCGTGTTCGGCCACTTCCTCGAACTCCGCATGAGCAAAGCCTGGGCCGAGGAATCCGCCAGCGTCAAACTCTGGATCAACGGATAGGTAAACATGGCTGCCGTACGCATCGCCTGTTTCGGAGACAGCCTCACGGAGGGATACGGACTTTCATCCGACGAAGCCCTGCCTGCGGTACTTGAACAGATGTTGCGCGATGACGGCGAGGATGCCAGGTGCCTCAACTTTGGCTGTTCGGGAGACACCTTTGCTGAAGGCCTGGCCCGTATTCAAACGGTTGTCGAGGCACACCCTGACGCGGTGATTCTGGAGTTCGGCACCAATGATTTCTTCACTGAAGAAAAAGTGGACCGGATCATGGAGGAGTTCGACCAGATGGTGAAAATCCTGCTGGCCAAAAACCTGCCCATCCTGCTGGTGGGCACGGCGGCCGTCCCGGAAATACCGAAGCAGTACAAGGCCAGGTTTGATCCGATATTCCGGCAAATCGCCGACAGATACGCCCTGCCGCTTTTCCCGAACATACTGGGTTGTTATATGGACGATCCGTCCCTGACACTGCTTGACGGACTGCACCCCAATGAACAGGGCGTTCGGACTGTTGCATCCGCCCTGCTCCCCCAGGTCAAAGACCTGATCAACGCTTTGAGGACATAATGCGCTACAAATTACAGATGATGGATACAGACTTCGGTGTCGGCATGTTCGCCGCTCTGCCGGACGTGAACCTGAGCTTCAACGAGATGATCGACCATCTCCGCAAGCACCCCTATGACGACTATATGCACGAATTCGTCCTTCAGGGATTCAAGGATTTTCGCACCCGCAAACTCCAGAAGCTCATCAAGGAAGTCATGAAGGACAAGGGCACATCCGACCCGGTTCTTACAGCCGTCATGTATGAAGCATGCATCTGCCACAAGCGCCAGAATCAGCTCCTGCACCTGTTCGACGGGCTCGATCCCATGACGCTGGTGGACTCCACTCCGACCATCCATATCCGTTCCCACAACATGGAGGACCAACCCGCGCATACCAAATGGATCGACCTGTTCGGCAAGAATATCTTCACTCTCGCCCCCCTTCCCCCACCTGAAGAAGGACCGGAGCCGATTTTCAGCGACACGGATTTGGCAATATCGGAACCGATCACTGCCGCCCACGCACTGGAGGCGCTCAAGGGACAGCTTCCTCCGCCGCTGCCACGCCGCCCGCTCAAAGAGACCACGGACTATGCACTTGATGTGTTGAACAAGGCCGACGCTTTTCTCGGGCCTGCCATGGAGCATAAGGCCTCTCTTTCGCCCATTGCCCGCCTGCGCCACTGGATGGTCAAAATCAGATGCAAGAACGGTTCTTTCAACAATGCGCT containing:
- a CDS encoding PilZ domain-containing protein, yielding MGLLDSIIQLFAKSKPAANTKAGKKGTAKKARQKDLYIDKEVCLEDKATCRKNAKKVKADPIDEAALGFSISLKGDDAQTKKRSSIRISVKGLEVFVHRLKKSYPVTNISASGLGFKFEKPRIKSGVKIKLDIVLDGKKEAVDVPCKVHRHEKGNVGCRFLELQRAQEDAVCKLVLLGQKQQAARRAAQKDKDLKPQS
- the rdgC gene encoding recombination-associated protein RdgC, whose protein sequence is MSILSASLGLTRYRIIEEVPKELLQQVPEKLHKFCMVDIDATAEERSFGWTNFDDMLDMNWTQSPPEKGEFFAFKLRLDTRRIAPAVLKKHYTVALNKELAQNKEQGKEYVSRDRKRELKEQVTLRLRARSLPIPAVFDVIWNPSENRVYLDTTNAKVRALFEDHFALTFDLHLEPLTPFFMAMDVLGEEAAPRLENLDPTIFV
- a CDS encoding GDSL-type esterase/lipase family protein produces the protein MAAVRIACFGDSLTEGYGLSSDEALPAVLEQMLRDDGEDARCLNFGCSGDTFAEGLARIQTVVEAHPDAVILEFGTNDFFTEEKVDRIMEEFDQMVKILLAKNLPILLVGTAAVPEIPKQYKARFDPIFRQIADRYALPLFPNILGCYMDDPSLTLLDGLHPNEQGVRTVASALLPQVKDLINALRT